One region of Elephas maximus indicus isolate mEleMax1 chromosome 23, mEleMax1 primary haplotype, whole genome shotgun sequence genomic DNA includes:
- the P2RY12 gene encoding P2Y purinoceptor 12 isoform X1 has translation MFQGSRKGERKAMDNLTIAAGNSSLCTRDYKINQVLFPLLYTVLFFIGLITNSLAMRIFFQIRSKSNFIIFLKNTVISDLLMILTFPFKILSDAELGTGSLRAFVCQVTSVVFYFTMYISISFLGLITIDRYQRTTRPFKTLKPNNLLGAKVLSVVIWAFMFLLSLPNMILTNKRPRDKNVKKCSFLKSEFGLVWHEMVNYICQVIFWINFLIIIVCYTLITKELYRSYVRTRGVGKVPKKKVNIKVFIIIAVFFICFVPFHFARIPYTLSQTRDVFDCSAENTLFYVKESTLWLTSLNACLDPFIYFFLCKSFKNSLMSMLKCSNSATFPAQEQRKEGQNSGTPSLETPM, from the coding sequence GCagcagaaaaggagaaaggaaagccaTGGACAACCTCACCATTGCGGCTGGGAACAGCAGTCTCTGCACCAGAGATTACAAAATCAACCAGGTCCTCTTCCCCCTGCTCTATACTGTCCTGTTTTTCATCGGACTCATCACCAACAGCCTGGCAATGAGGATTTTCTTTCAAATCCGCAGTAAAtccaacttcattatttttcttaagaACACAGTCATTTCCGATCTCCTCATGATTTTGACTTTTCCATTCAAAATCCTCAGCGATGCTGAGCTGGGAACGGGGTCGCTGAGGGCCTTCGTGTGCCAAGTTACCTCCGTTGTATTTTATTTCACAATGTATATCAGTATCTCATTCCTGGGACTGATAACTATCGATCGCTACCAGAGGACCACCAGGCCATTTAAAACACTCAAGCCCAACAATCTCTTGGGAGCCAAGGTTCTCTCTGTTGTTATCTGGGCATTCATGTTCTTACTCTCTCTGCCTAACATGATTCTGACCAACAAGAGGCCGAGAGATAAGAATGTGAAGAAATGCTCTTTCCTGAAATCAGAGTTTGGCCTGGTTTGGCATGAAATGGTCAATTACATCTGTCAAGTCATTTTCtggattaattttttaattatcattgtATGCTACACACTTATCACCAAAGAGCTGTACAGATCATATGTCAGAACACGGGGGGTGGGCAAAGTCCCCAAGAAAAAGGTGAACATCAAAGTTTTCATCATCATTgctgtgtttttcatttgttttgtgccTTTCCACTTTGCCCGAATTCCCTACACCCTCAGCCAAACCAGGGACGTCTTTGACTGCTCTGCTGAGAACACCCTGTTCTACGTGAAAGAGAGCACGCTGTGGTTAACGTCCTTAAATGCATGCCTGGATCCCTTCATCTACTTTTTCCTTTGCAAGTCCTTCAAAAATTCCTTGATGAGTATGTTGAAGTGCTCCAATTCGGCAACATTTCCAGCCCAGGAGCAGAGGAAAGAGGGGCAGAACAGCGGTACCCCATCCCTAGAAACGCCAATGTGA
- the P2RY12 gene encoding P2Y purinoceptor 12 isoform X2 → MDNLTIAAGNSSLCTRDYKINQVLFPLLYTVLFFIGLITNSLAMRIFFQIRSKSNFIIFLKNTVISDLLMILTFPFKILSDAELGTGSLRAFVCQVTSVVFYFTMYISISFLGLITIDRYQRTTRPFKTLKPNNLLGAKVLSVVIWAFMFLLSLPNMILTNKRPRDKNVKKCSFLKSEFGLVWHEMVNYICQVIFWINFLIIIVCYTLITKELYRSYVRTRGVGKVPKKKVNIKVFIIIAVFFICFVPFHFARIPYTLSQTRDVFDCSAENTLFYVKESTLWLTSLNACLDPFIYFFLCKSFKNSLMSMLKCSNSATFPAQEQRKEGQNSGTPSLETPM, encoded by the coding sequence aTGGACAACCTCACCATTGCGGCTGGGAACAGCAGTCTCTGCACCAGAGATTACAAAATCAACCAGGTCCTCTTCCCCCTGCTCTATACTGTCCTGTTTTTCATCGGACTCATCACCAACAGCCTGGCAATGAGGATTTTCTTTCAAATCCGCAGTAAAtccaacttcattatttttcttaagaACACAGTCATTTCCGATCTCCTCATGATTTTGACTTTTCCATTCAAAATCCTCAGCGATGCTGAGCTGGGAACGGGGTCGCTGAGGGCCTTCGTGTGCCAAGTTACCTCCGTTGTATTTTATTTCACAATGTATATCAGTATCTCATTCCTGGGACTGATAACTATCGATCGCTACCAGAGGACCACCAGGCCATTTAAAACACTCAAGCCCAACAATCTCTTGGGAGCCAAGGTTCTCTCTGTTGTTATCTGGGCATTCATGTTCTTACTCTCTCTGCCTAACATGATTCTGACCAACAAGAGGCCGAGAGATAAGAATGTGAAGAAATGCTCTTTCCTGAAATCAGAGTTTGGCCTGGTTTGGCATGAAATGGTCAATTACATCTGTCAAGTCATTTTCtggattaattttttaattatcattgtATGCTACACACTTATCACCAAAGAGCTGTACAGATCATATGTCAGAACACGGGGGGTGGGCAAAGTCCCCAAGAAAAAGGTGAACATCAAAGTTTTCATCATCATTgctgtgtttttcatttgttttgtgccTTTCCACTTTGCCCGAATTCCCTACACCCTCAGCCAAACCAGGGACGTCTTTGACTGCTCTGCTGAGAACACCCTGTTCTACGTGAAAGAGAGCACGCTGTGGTTAACGTCCTTAAATGCATGCCTGGATCCCTTCATCTACTTTTTCCTTTGCAAGTCCTTCAAAAATTCCTTGATGAGTATGTTGAAGTGCTCCAATTCGGCAACATTTCCAGCCCAGGAGCAGAGGAAAGAGGGGCAGAACAGCGGTACCCCATCCCTAGAAACGCCAATGTGA